The genomic DNA ACCAGAATGTAGAATTCACCCTATGGATCACGTATATGCAGGGTAACACCTCTATATACTTTGCGTGATTTGATGAAGTGATAACAAAAGAAGTAACAGAAATAGTGCAGTTCCAATTTGTGGTCATTGAGATGCCTGGCTCCATATGGTACTCCTATATAATGATACACAGGTTATAACTACaagtattacacaggttgaacaAAGTATTCGGAGGTTAACCCAACCTGACCTGTTTCCACAAGTCCATTTATTACACAAGTGAATAAAGAAAACAAGATATTATGGTCACATCTACCAGATAGAACATATACACTAAAATCCCCCaaaataaaaccctaatttcgaGAACATTGTTGATGCTCCAATGTCATTGATTATTTCACATATTCAAGCAACAAAgtagcaaaatcaacaaaaaagaAACATAGATCCAATTTTGTAGAAaccctaaaatcaccaaaaatcgccATTTATGGTCGAAGGGAGTAAGTTAACCTGAAGGATCTTATGCTTCTTGACAATAATTTTGTGATAAGATACCATTAGTCTGTTTAGTAGAATCAAGATCAGTAGCAGATAGAGCGAAGTAGAAGAACGATTGGATCCATTTTCTGCTGGATTGTTGGAGTTTCCTCACTATCGCacaaaaagagagagagagcaatgttttgaaatttgaaatttgagatttgagATTTGAGATAGATGTCaagaataagtaaaaaaaaatattagtttCTTATAGAGGGGTGAATcataactaattatctataattttgttaaaaacttagggatttaagtgtaataagtttaggggttaaaaaataaataatgtttaaaaaacCAAACTatcctcattttaggggtcttcCTATAAATAAAGGGGGagaagttcttattttttggttATCTTAAAATGTCCTTgtctcatgcattataatatagtatagatgtttttatttgtttaagaTAAAGGTTAAATAGTAAGAATAGAAAATAtcgaaggaaaaaaaaaagaaatatgatgCAAAAGTATTAAATAATAAGTATAATAAATACGCTTGTGTTGCAACATTAAAGATTCTTTTAAATTATAAAGAGGGAGGAAGTCTAACTAATTACCTATAATTATGTTAAATATCAATGATCTAAATGTAATAGATTGAGGGACTAAaaaataattatggtttaaaagaccactttaccctcattttaagggtttatttataaataaggGGGGAATAAGTTCTTAACTTTTGGGAAtccctccctcatgcattataatatagtatagattattgaTTGTTAATTTTTAATGTGATTAGAATAGAATATGTTTATATAGACTCCATTAACGTTTACTAAATTCAACGTGGTGTACAGCTCCACAGTGAATTTGCTGCAAACGAGACCATGGGTGATATAGCCGGTAAAGATGTCCCCAAACTTTGCCACCAAATCATCAGAATCCATGGAGAAGCTAAACCTCTTTTTCATCCTAACACCATTCATGGGTCATGCTGGTCAGCTCGTCGAGCTAGCCAGACACATGGTCAAAACCTTTGACCACATCACCGCCACTGTACTCGTTATCAAGCTCCCAGGTGACAAAATAGGCACCGATTACACCGACTCCTTCACAGACCACACTCGAATCAACTTCATCCATTTCCCACCTATGGATCTTCATTTGTTTCAACACTGCCCAACCCTCGGCTTCAGGGTTGATGCAGTCATCAACCACCACAAGCCCATCATAAGAGACCTTGTGGCTAGTGCAGCCACTGGGCCAGGCCCAGTGGGCGCACTAATTGTTGACATGTTCTGTACAACAATGACTGATGTTGCCAAAGAGTTTAATCTCCCTGCCTACGTGTTCTTCACATCCAATGCGGCTTTTCTCGGGATCATGTTTCATTTCCAGACCCTCCAAGATGAACTGGGTCAAGACATATCTGAACTGAGTCACTCACCCACTGAGTTGCAAGTGCCGAGTTACGCCAACCCGGTTCCACCAACTGTCGTGCCCAATGTGTTATTGGATAGGGATCAATGGTCCAAAAGGTTCCTTCGTTACGCCCGAAAGTACCGAGAAGCGAATGGTATAATCGTGAACACGTTTCAAGAGCTCGAGCATCATGCGTTGCGTTCGTATGATGGTAACACGCCTCCGGTGTATACAGTCGGTCCGTTGATAAAACCAAAAAAGCCGACACCGGATCATAAAGTGTTGCAGTGGCTGAAAGGTCAACCGGAGTCGTCAGTCCTGTTGTTATGCTTCGGGTCCCGGGGATGGTTCGGTGTGGACCAGGTGAGAGAAATCGCGGTCGCAATAGAGCGGAGTGGATGCCAGTTCATATGGTCCCTACGCCGCCCGTCTCCCGAGAAGCTTAACGGGTTCCCTGACGAATACGCGGATTACAATGAAGTCCTGCCAGATGGATTCTTAGAGCGTACCGCTGAA from Helianthus annuus cultivar XRQ/B chromosome 7, HanXRQr2.0-SUNRISE, whole genome shotgun sequence includes the following:
- the LOC110918172 gene encoding anthocyanidin 3-O-glucosyltransferase 2, with the protein product MEKLNLFFILTPFMGHAGQLVELARHMVKTFDHITATVLVIKLPGDKIGTDYTDSFTDHTRINFIHFPPMDLHLFQHCPTLGFRVDAVINHHKPIIRDLVASAATGPGPVGALIVDMFCTTMTDVAKEFNLPAYVFFTSNAAFLGIMFHFQTLQDELGQDISELSHSPTELQVPSYANPVPPTVVPNVLLDRDQWSKRFLRYARKYREANGIIVNTFQELEHHALRSYDGNTPPVYTVGPLIKPKKPTPDHKVLQWLKGQPESSVLLLCFGSRGWFGVDQVREIAVAIERSGCQFIWSLRRPSPEKLNGFPDEYADYNEVLPDGFLERTAEKGKVVGWVPQAEVMADVATGGFVSHCGWNSLLESIWYGIPVATWPIYAEQQLDAFQMVKDLGLGVEISLDYNQMNKDQQLVSAETIEKGIREVMDRNSAVRAKVKEMSAKSRMAMEEGGSSFESLRRLVEDIM